A single window of Luteipulveratus halotolerans DNA harbors:
- the yczR gene encoding MocR-like transcription factor YczR: MSAPRVSAARLVTQLGPPAAAGPAYLWLADSIRLLVSDGRLLHGTRLPSERDLVVATGLSRTTVARAYAELRDRGYVTARRGSGTLVQVPGGPVQGGAEPTVVDDLDGPADDVIDLRSAAPTGRPGIAAAYERAVEQLGAYTAGAGYFPLGTPVLRGAVARRYAARGVPTDPGQVIVTTGSLSALAAVFRALLTRGDRALLESPTYPGALASLRHEGARLVPVPTASGASDLDAVAERAAATSPRVMLAMPDFHNPTGTLLEEDERERLAATWAAHGVVGVVDETVSELWLDARPGVRPMAAHAPRAVTVGGVSKSHWGGLRIGWIRAPHDLVGAIARARASFDLGAPVLEQLVVADLLDREPTLDAARRRELRERRNEVIGAVRAHLPSWETRTPPGGLSVWWRLPSPRSSALATAAERERVLLAPGSAFAVEGHGLEHWVRTPFALDAETLAVAVPRIAAAWLSVSDRAVVGRTA; the protein is encoded by the coding sequence ATGAGCGCACCTCGGGTCAGTGCCGCACGACTGGTCACCCAGCTCGGGCCGCCGGCCGCCGCGGGGCCGGCGTACCTGTGGCTCGCTGACTCCATCCGACTGCTGGTCAGCGACGGCCGGCTGCTGCACGGGACCCGGCTCCCGAGCGAGCGCGATCTCGTGGTGGCCACAGGGCTGAGCCGCACGACGGTCGCGCGTGCGTACGCCGAGCTGCGCGACCGCGGCTATGTCACCGCGCGCCGGGGTTCGGGCACTCTGGTCCAGGTGCCCGGCGGGCCCGTGCAGGGCGGGGCCGAGCCGACCGTGGTCGATGACCTCGACGGCCCGGCCGACGACGTCATCGACCTGCGCAGTGCCGCCCCGACCGGCCGGCCCGGGATCGCAGCGGCGTACGAGCGCGCGGTCGAGCAGCTCGGCGCCTACACCGCCGGCGCGGGGTACTTCCCTCTCGGAACCCCCGTCCTGCGGGGCGCGGTCGCCCGCCGCTACGCGGCGCGTGGGGTGCCGACCGATCCCGGTCAGGTGATCGTCACCACGGGTTCGCTGTCGGCGCTCGCTGCCGTGTTCCGGGCGCTGCTGACGCGGGGCGACCGAGCGCTGCTGGAGAGCCCGACCTACCCCGGCGCGCTCGCGAGCCTGCGGCATGAGGGCGCGAGGCTCGTGCCGGTGCCGACCGCCAGCGGCGCGAGCGACCTGGACGCCGTGGCCGAGAGGGCTGCCGCGACCAGCCCGCGCGTGATGCTGGCCATGCCCGACTTCCACAACCCGACCGGCACCTTGCTGGAGGAGGACGAGCGCGAGCGGCTGGCCGCGACCTGGGCCGCGCACGGCGTCGTCGGTGTGGTCGACGAGACCGTCAGCGAGCTGTGGCTCGACGCGCGGCCGGGGGTGCGGCCGATGGCGGCGCACGCACCCAGAGCGGTCACGGTCGGGGGAGTGAGCAAGTCGCACTGGGGCGGACTGCGGATCGGCTGGATCCGTGCGCCGCACGACCTGGTCGGTGCGATCGCTCGCGCCCGCGCGTCCTTCGACCTCGGGGCGCCGGTGCTCGAACAGCTCGTGGTCGCCGACCTCCTCGACCGCGAACCCACCCTCGATGCTGCGCGCCGCCGCGAGCTGCGGGAGCGGCGCAACGAGGTGATCGGCGCCGTCCGGGCTCATCTGCCGTCATGGGAGACGCGGACGCCGCCTGGTGGCCTGTCCGTCTGGTGGCGGCTGCCGAGCCCCCGGTCATCGGCCCTGGCGACCGCGGCCGAACGTGAGCGCGTCCTGCTGGCCCCGGGGTCGGCGTTCGCGGTTGAAGGGCACGGCCTGGAGCACTGGGTCCGTACGCCGTTCGCGCTCGACGCGGAGACGCTGGCCGTCGCCGTACCGCGCATCGCGGCGGCCTGGCTGTCCGTGTCCGACCGCGCTGTCGTCGGACGAACAGCCTGA
- a CDS encoding C39 family peptidase translates to MTTIDRRTFLTGTAATAGIAGLGLASAAPAHAQTWTILNHDYQVQETGYWCGPAATRIALSCRGVYQSQASLASQLGTTTNGTDYIGQVTGVLANHVGWYETKNMPNDPPTQAQKDLLWNDISYNIDRGYALVANIVAPPGNQPPGYPSNQTIYHYFTIIGYNRDPAWRQAYIADPANFGGNNHYWLWFDQLASLIPPKGYSA, encoded by the coding sequence ATGACCACGATCGATCGGCGCACGTTCTTGACCGGTACGGCAGCCACCGCGGGGATCGCGGGTCTCGGCCTCGCGTCGGCCGCACCCGCACATGCGCAGACCTGGACGATCCTCAACCACGACTACCAGGTCCAGGAGACGGGCTACTGGTGCGGCCCGGCCGCCACCCGGATCGCCCTCAGCTGCCGCGGCGTCTACCAGTCCCAGGCGAGCCTGGCGTCCCAGCTCGGCACGACCACCAACGGTACGGACTACATCGGTCAGGTGACGGGTGTCCTCGCCAACCACGTCGGGTGGTACGAGACCAAGAACATGCCGAACGACCCACCCACGCAGGCGCAGAAGGACCTGCTGTGGAACGACATCTCGTACAACATCGACCGCGGGTACGCCCTGGTCGCCAACATCGTCGCCCCGCCGGGCAACCAGCCGCCCGGATACCCGTCGAACCAGACGATCTACCACTACTTCACGATCATCGGGTACAACCGCGACCCCGCCTGGAGGCAGGCGTACATCGCCGATCCCGCGAACTTCGGCGGAAACAACCACTACTGGTTGTGGTTCGACCAGCTGGCGAGCCTCATCCCGCCGAAGGGCTACTCGGCCTGA
- the hemG gene encoding protoporphyrinogen oxidase has translation MAHVVVVGAGITGLAAAWHLITRGDHQVTVLEGSGQVGGRLRSAELAGVRIDVGAESMLARRPEAVDLLGELGAEAVHPAPVGAALWSRGRLSPLPRGTLMGVPARPEAAGSVLDADEIERAVAERPVAVDGDISVGDLVERAVGPAVVDQLVEPLLGGVYAGHARRLSAAACVPALLDAVRDGGSLTAAAARAAERAAAGARQGPAAPVFAGLRGGVSRLPDLLEEQLVARGATVRTGVTVRELQRTATGWRLVTGPVPQPEALEADAVIVTTPARAAARLVGEVVPHASGLLADVEYASMAIVSMAFPVDEMPWAPTDSGFLVPPVDGHVIKAATFSSVKWPWLADRARGLLVLRVSMGRHGEEAVLQRDDAELVDLGRADLQAALGQQLPRAVDAHVQRWGGALPQYAVGHLDRVDSIATAVAGVPGLELAGAAYDGVGIPACIASGRAAADRALTHLNVVRQRVGE, from the coding sequence ATGGCACACGTCGTCGTCGTCGGGGCAGGCATCACCGGGCTCGCGGCGGCGTGGCACCTCATCACGCGCGGCGATCACCAGGTGACCGTGCTCGAGGGCAGCGGCCAGGTGGGTGGACGGCTGCGGTCAGCCGAGCTGGCCGGCGTACGCATCGACGTCGGCGCCGAGTCGATGCTCGCGCGTCGCCCGGAGGCGGTCGACCTGCTCGGCGAGCTCGGAGCCGAGGCCGTCCACCCGGCCCCCGTCGGAGCTGCTCTGTGGAGCCGCGGACGGCTGTCGCCGCTGCCCCGGGGGACACTCATGGGCGTGCCGGCTCGGCCCGAAGCGGCAGGCTCGGTGCTCGACGCCGACGAGATCGAGCGGGCCGTCGCCGAGCGACCTGTCGCCGTCGACGGTGACATCTCGGTCGGCGACCTCGTCGAGCGCGCGGTCGGTCCGGCTGTGGTCGACCAACTCGTCGAGCCGCTCCTGGGCGGGGTCTACGCCGGCCATGCCCGTCGGCTCTCGGCCGCGGCGTGCGTCCCCGCGCTGCTCGACGCCGTGCGCGACGGCGGTTCCCTCACGGCCGCCGCGGCTCGAGCGGCCGAACGCGCTGCGGCGGGCGCGCGCCAGGGCCCTGCCGCGCCGGTGTTCGCCGGTCTGCGAGGTGGCGTCTCGCGCCTGCCCGACCTGCTCGAGGAGCAGCTCGTGGCGCGGGGTGCGACGGTGCGGACCGGAGTGACCGTGCGCGAGCTGCAGCGCACCGCGACCGGCTGGCGACTCGTCACCGGGCCGGTGCCGCAGCCCGAGGCACTCGAGGCGGATGCGGTCATCGTGACCACGCCGGCGCGTGCGGCGGCACGTCTCGTCGGCGAGGTCGTTCCCCATGCCTCCGGGCTGCTCGCCGACGTCGAGTACGCCTCCATGGCGATCGTGTCGATGGCGTTCCCGGTCGACGAGATGCCTTGGGCGCCCACGGATTCCGGGTTCTTGGTCCCACCGGTCGATGGCCACGTCATCAAGGCGGCGACGTTCAGCAGCGTGAAGTGGCCCTGGCTCGCCGACCGGGCACGCGGCCTGCTCGTGCTGCGGGTGTCGATGGGACGCCACGGCGAGGAAGCCGTCCTGCAGCGCGACGACGCCGAGCTGGTCGACCTCGGTCGTGCTGACCTGCAGGCCGCCCTCGGGCAGCAGCTCCCGCGCGCGGTGGACGCCCACGTCCAACGCTGGGGCGGTGCCCTCCCGCAGTACGCCGTCGGGCACCTCGACCGGGTGGACTCGATCGCGACGGCCGTCGCCGGCGTACCAGGCCTGGAGCTCGCCGGTGCGGCCTACGACGGGGTCGGGATCCCGGCCTGCATCGCCTCAGGGCGCGCCGCTGCGGACCGAGCGCTCACCCACCTGAACGTCGTACGACAGCGCGTCGGAGAATGA
- the hemQ gene encoding hydrogen peroxide-dependent heme synthase: protein MTQDNPRAEALRPGAKKINEINDSIRYTMYSVFRCARELPQDRAALLQEAEAFLAGLPDEGVVVRGVYDVGGLRADADLMIWWHAERVESLQAAYRAFLATELGRTLDPFWSNVALHRPAEFNRSHIPAFLAEERTRNYVCVYPFVRSYDWYLLPDEERRTMLKDHGVAARDYPDVRANTVASFALGDYEWILAFEADELDRIVDLMRDLRATEARRHVREEVPFFTGPRVELADLVGRLR from the coding sequence ATGACGCAGGACAACCCCAGGGCAGAGGCACTCCGACCGGGTGCGAAGAAGATCAACGAGATCAACGACAGCATCCGCTACACGATGTACTCGGTCTTCCGCTGCGCGCGTGAGCTGCCGCAGGACCGTGCCGCCCTGCTCCAGGAGGCCGAGGCCTTTCTCGCCGGACTGCCCGACGAGGGTGTCGTCGTGCGGGGGGTGTACGACGTGGGCGGCCTGCGCGCCGACGCCGACCTGATGATCTGGTGGCACGCCGAGCGCGTCGAGTCGCTGCAGGCGGCGTACCGCGCGTTCCTCGCGACCGAGCTGGGACGCACGCTCGACCCGTTCTGGTCCAACGTGGCCCTGCACCGTCCGGCCGAGTTCAACCGGTCGCACATCCCGGCGTTCCTCGCCGAGGAGCGCACCCGCAACTACGTGTGCGTCTACCCGTTCGTGCGCTCCTACGACTGGTACCTCCTGCCCGACGAGGAGCGCCGCACGATGCTGAAGGACCACGGCGTCGCCGCCCGCGACTACCCCGACGTGCGCGCCAACACGGTCGCGTCGTTCGCGCTCGGTGACTACGAGTGGATCCTGGCGTTCGAGGCGGACGAGCTGGACCGCATCGTCGACCTGATGCGCGACCTGCGTGCGACCGAGGCGCGACGGCACGTGCGCGAGGAGGTGCCGTTCTTCACCGGCCCCCGCGTCGAGCTCGCGGACCTGGTCGGGCGCCTTCGCTGA